A window of Synechococcales cyanobacterium T60_A2020_003 genomic DNA:
GCTATCATCGTCGTTCGATTGCTGAAACTACCATGTTCCGCTTTAAGACTATTTTTGGGGGCAATCTCAGTGCACGTCAATTTGACAATCAAGCCGTGGAATTGTTCATCAAATGTGTTGCGCTCAACCGCATGATTCAGATCGCTAAACCCGATAGCTACAAGGTTGAAGGTTAATACCAGGACACTCTCAAGGCGAACCTGACCGTTTTTCTAATCATGCAACAAAGCCCAGATGGTCTGGAATTTCTGGATCTAGCCCCTCTAGCTGGTCTGCGTGCTGAATATAGAAGCCTGTATCCGGTTCTGCGCCTTTTTTCAGGTCTTCGCGATCCAGCGTGCTTGATCCGACATCCACGACTTCCAAACCTAATTCCTCGGTTAAGGTTTTCACAATCCGCGCTAAAAGACGATTGATGATTTCGTGGAGTTTTGACGGCATCTTGAGGCTGAGAATCCCTTGATTGTAGGCAAGGCGAGTGGCACGGTGATCGCCCATATCTGTCAGCATGGCCTGATAGGTTTGCCAGCTAATGGGA
This region includes:
- a CDS encoding IS5/IS1182 family transposase; protein product: YHRRSIAETTMFRFKTIFGGNLSARQFDNQAVELFIKCVALNRMIQIAKPDSYKVEG